The Blautia luti nucleotide sequence ATGCCAGACATAACTGCTATGTATATTCTGTGGGAAAGAACCGGGAATACACCAGATGCAGTGATGACGGAGAACCATCCGGAACAGCAGGCAGACCAATGCTGGATGTGATCCTGGGAGAAGATATTTACAATGTGGCAGCAGTAGTCACCAGGTATTTCGGAGGGGTTCTTCTGGGGACCGGCGGACTGGTGCGGGCATATTCCGGAAGCCTGCAGGAAGGATTGAAAGATAGTACTGTTATCGAGAAAATACATGGAATTTCCATGGAGATCATCACAGATTATACCGGAATTGGTAAGATCCAGTATATAGCGGGGGAAAAGGGACTTCCCATTTTAAGCAGTGAGTATACAGACAGAGTGACCCTGCAGCTTCTGATACCGGCAGACCAGGTTCAGGCTGTGGAGAAAGCTGTCACAGAAGGCACCAGCGGCCGGGCGAAAATGAAAAAAGAGAAAGACCTGTATTATGCTGTGATTGATGGAGAAGTAAAAGTTTTCGACGATTAAGAGACGATAAGCCAGAATATAAAAAAGACTTCGGAGTTTCACAGAATCCGAGGTCTTTTTTATGTCAGCAGAAACTACCGTCGGCAGCTACTGCTGAGTTTTTATGAAATGATGTCAGTGATAATATCAGTGATCTGAAAAGGATCAGCATTTCTCCGGTTCCGGATAATCAACTCCGAAAGTATCCACTGTCATGGATTTGATCTTCTGCTCATCCAGAGGACGGTCACTGTAGTCTGTATCCTCTTCTGCAATACGGTTTACCACATCCATACCTTCTGTGATCTTACCGAAAGCTGCATAAGCACCATCAAGATGTGGAGCATCTTTGTGCATGATAAAGAACTGGCTTCCTGCAGAGTTTGGATGCATGGCTCTGGCCATGGAAAGAACACCTGCTGTATGCTTTAAGTCATTTTTAAATCTGTTCTGGGTGAATTCACCCTTAATGCTGTATCCCGGGCCGCCCATTCCGGTTCCGTCCGGGCATCCACCCTGGATCATGAAGCCGTTGATGACACGGTGGAAGATCAGTCCGTTGTAGAAGCCTTTTTTTACAAGGCTGATGAAATTATTTACTGTATTCGGTGCAATCTCAGGATATAATTCAGCCTTCATCACATCGCCGTTTTCCATGGTAATTGTTACTACCGGATTTGCCATAGTTAGATTCTCCTTTTCAAAAAGTATTGTATTTCCCTGTTCGCTCTATTATAATATGCAAAGAACAATTCTGCAAGAAAAAGGTGGAAAAGATGATTATAGAGACAAATACCCCTCAGGAAACTTTTGCTGTGGGAAAAAAGATTGGAGAGAATGCCAGACCAGGGCAGATCTATACGCTGACCGGTGACCTGGGAGTGGGGAAAACAGTTTTTACCCAGGGTGTGGCAGCAGGACTTGGCATTGATGAACCGATAAACAGCCCGACCTTCACCATTATCCAGGAATACGAGAGAGGACGTCTGCCACTGTATCATTTCGATGTTTACCGCATCGGAGATATTGAGGAGATGGAAGAGATAGGTTATGATGATTATTTCTTCGGACAGGGGATCTGCCTGATCGAATGGGCGAATCTTATAGAGGAAATACTGCCGGATGATCTGATCCGTATAACCATCGAGAAGGATCTGGAGAAAGGCTTTGACTACCGCAGGATCACTGTGGAAGGTCTGGATATATAACAGGAGGTAGAGGATAAGATGAAAATTTTGGCACTGGACAGTTCAGGAATCGTGGCATCTGTGGCAGTTGTGGAAGATGACACATTACTGGCAGAATATACAGTTAATTACAAGAAAACACATTCCCAGACACTTCTTCCCATGCTGGATGAGATTGTGAAAATGACAGAACTTGATCTGGAGAGCGTGGATGCTATTGCAGTGGCAGCAGGACCGGGATCATTCACAGGACTCCGTATCGGTTCCGCTACAGCCAAGGGACTTGGTCTTGCACTGAAGAAACCGTTGGTAGCAGTACCTACTGTAGATGCACTGGCATATAATTTATACGATGCACAGGGACTGGTATGCCCTGTCATGGATGCCAGAAGGAAACAGGTATATACAGGAATTTATAAATTCGAGAACCATCAGCTGGTAACTGTAAAAGAACAGTGGGCAGCTCCCATGGAGGAACTGATCGAAGAGCTGAATGAGCGTGGAGAGACTGTGATCTTTCTCGGAGACGGAGTTCCGGTATTTCGTGAGATGATCCAGGAGAAGCTGAAAGTGCCGTATTCCTTTGCACCGGCTCATCTCAATAAACAGCGCGCAGCAGCAGTGGCAGCATTGGGAATGATCCATTATAAAGAGGGCAGAACAGAAACTGCCGAAGAGCATACACCGGAATATCTTCGTCTTTCCCAGGCAGAACGGGAACGTGCAGAAAGAGAAAAGGCGCAGAAAACAGAGAAATAAAAGAGAAACAAAGAATAAAGGAAGAACTATGATCTTAAGAGAAATGCTCGTAGATGATCTGGATCAGGTGATGGAGATCGAAACAGATCTGTTCCATGTTCCCTGGACCAAAGAAGGATTTTTTACCTTCCTGACCAGGGAGGATGCCATGTTTCTGGTAGTAGAAGAAAAGGGGAAGATCCTTGGATACTGCGGTCTGCTCATGGTATTGGACGAAGGGGATATCACCAATGTGGCAGTACGAAGAGACAGGCAGAGAGAAGGAATCGGCAATTTCCTGATGGAAAGCCTGATCCGTCTGGCTGACCAGCAGGGAGTGACTACCATCCATCTGGAAGTCCGGGTTGGAAACGCTACAGCCATCCGGCTGTATGAACGGATGGGATTTACCAGGGATGGGATCCGTAAAGGATATTACAGTGACCCTGTGGAGGATGCTCTTCTTATGACCAGACATCCACAGAACAACAGATAAATAAGTGCCAGCAGGCTGATCACACAGCCGGCGGTTTTACCGGGTGCATGAAATTTAACAGTGATTTCATGCGCCCCCTTTTTTATGGGAAATCCCAGAAAGGATTTGTTCACACATTCGGGAGTAACTTTTTCCCCATCAACGAAGGCTGTATAACCATCAGCCCAGACAAAGGAAGTAACGAAATAACCGTCCTGATCCATATTCAGGGAACCTTTCAGAAGTACATTTCCCGCTGAGTCTCCCAGGTCAGAAGAATGGAAAGGAACCACTCCGGGATTGTGGATCGCGGAAACCGGAAGCAGATATGCCCGGATATTTGAGAGCTTATAATCTCCTGCGGAATATTTGATGCGGAGTGTATCAAAAGCTTCCGGAGAGGAAAGCAGGTAGGTAAATTCTGCATTTCCGTTGGGATAAGGGGCGTCTGCTCCGGAGAGACAGTTTCGGATACCGTTGATTGTGATGGAAACATCCTGGGCTCCCTGGTGTTCCACATGGAAAAAAAGAAGCAGAACCTGATCTTTGACAGTGAACGGAAGCTTCTTTTTATCTGTCTTTTCTGTGGAAGGGGCGTTTTGCCTGAAAAGATCAGAAGGGAGAGTACAGGACTTCATCTGTGAAGTATAGGCAGTCTCTTTTTCAGGATTGGATACAATGGTGCGGCTGACAATAGTATCCAAGTTTTCCGGGTAGGAGAGCTGGTCAAAAGATTCTTCGCTTATGAGTGCAGTACTTCCGTAAGCAAGAGGGAGAACCTGATCATTTTCAGCCAGGACCTGCTCGTTTTTTTCTGCCAGTATGCGGTAGCCGGTGGGGATTTTGCCGGTATTTGTCTGGATATACCGCACGCCCATCAGATACTCCTGAAAAGGGTTGGCGTCTGCATTTAAGGCAACACGGTTCCGGATGCTCACCGGCATTTTCAGAATGTCATAAAACAGCTGAGAATAACGGTAATTGGATACTGATGAATAAACAGAACTTTTTTTCTGTGTACCTGTGTAAACGTAGTTGGTGCTGGTCATAGGTCTGGACAGGATGTCCATGCGGGAATCTGAGTCCGGACAGAGGGTATTTATCTCAGTGGCAGTAAAAGAACCGGAGTCCTTCAGGGAAGGAAACTGTTCTGTCTGAGAAGTGGAAAGATATAACAGCCCCGGGGTGATGAACAAAACCATGGAGCAGAGCAGGGCGGACAGCGGCTTACATTTATCTGCCAGATAAAGTTCCTGTAATACAAACAGGAGCAGGAAGAGGGCATCCAGAAACATAAATGGCCAGTAGCCGGGCTTTTTTACCAGACACTGGATCAGTACAGGAACCAGACAGACCAGGGCGAGGGGAAGGCTGTGCTGTATCTGTTTCGAAAGGATCTCTTCAATAGTTAGGGCAGTCATCCACAGGATCAGAGGCAGAAAAGGAATGAGACATTTGGGCCGCACGTACAAAGTCCCGTTCAGGATCCAGTAACAGATGTCAAAAAGCAGCAGGCACAGCAGGATCAGAGAAAATGGCCGTGTCTTACGTCTGCGGATACTCAGAAACAGGCAGTACAGACAGATTAGGGAAAGCCCGCAGCCATAAGGACTGTACAGGATACTGTCCATGGTAAGGTTGGGCGCCAGGATCTCCAGAAATGTGGCAGCGCGGACACTTTTGCGGGTTTCCAGAACGGCCAGTGCAGTAGGAAACAGCAGAACCATGGAAAGAAGGAGCGAAAGAGCCACGGAAAAGAGATATTTTTTCCAGAGGAGATACTTCTCTGACCGCGTGTGTGTTTTCAGCTGAAAATATAAATACAGACTGACAGATACAAAGCATGCGGGAAAGAAATAAAAACTGTGGATAAGTATCATAAAAAAACCTGCTGTCAGCCCGAAATGTGGAAGCCATTTCCGCCTGTTCGCACTCTTGCAGAGATTATCTGCTGCAAAAAATGTAAGGAGCAGAAAAGGCAGAAAATTTACAAACATGATCTGTCTGTGGGCCTGAAACATACAGCCGGAACATCCGTACAGGAAGGAGGCGGCAAAACAGCAAAAAGCCCGGATGTGTTTCCGGCGGAGCCAGAAATACAGAAGCCAGGTGCCGGCCAGGATTTCTGCTATGGCATAGATCTGCAGAATGACTGCTGTGGATATATGAGGCAGAAAACAGGAGAGCAGTACATCCGGCCGGAGAAATCCATAATAGGAAATATTAAAAAAGCTGCCGCCTCCACCCAGATGCATATAATCCGGTACAAGGCTGCCAGATGAGAGAAATTGTTTACGCATATAATCTGCGATGGCCACATGCTGGCACAGCCAGTCTACTTCTGAGCCGAACATGCTGCCGGAAGGAACGGAAAGAAAGATCAGTCCCAGGATGCAGACTGTAAGGAACAGTGGAAAAAACAGATCAGATCTGAATGATCTGGAAAATTTTAATTTACGGGTATTCATGGAAATATCCTTTCTGTCAGGTGCTGATAAATAAATAAGGAAAATGCTGAAGGAATCCGAAAGGACCCCGCTACAGATTCCTATATTGTATAACGAAACATATCCGGGATTCAATTCATTTTATTCACACTTGTTTTGAAATGGCAATTGTGATAAACTTTGCCACAGGAGAAAATCAGGAGGAAATTTATGTTAGATGTATGTTTGGTTGGAACCGGAGGAATGATGCCTTTGCCCAGAAGATGGCTGACTGCTCTTATGACAAGATATAATGGAAGCAGCCTTCTTATCGACTGCGGTGAGGGAACTCAGGTGGCAATTAAAGAAAAAGGATGGAGTTTCAAGCCTATTGATGTGATCTGTTTTACCCATTACCACGGGGATCATATCAGCGGACTTCCGGGACTGCTTCTTACCATGGGAAATGCAGACCGTACAGAACCGCTGACTCTGGTAGGACCCAGAGGCCTGGAACGGGTGGTTAATGCTCTCCGCGTGATCGCTCCGGAGCTCCCTTTTGAGATTAAATTTATAGAGATCACACAGCCGGAACAGGTGATCGAACTGAACGGATACCGTATTACGGCTTTTAAAGTGAATCATAATGTACTTTGCTATGGATACACGCTGGAGATCCTCAGACAGGGGAAATTTTCTGCAGAGAGAGCGAAAGAACAGGAGATCCCGCTGAAATACTGGAATCCCCTTCAGAAAGGACAGACCATCGAGGCAGATGGGATCACCTATACGCCTAATATGGTTCTTGGCCCGGCCAGAAAAGGGATCAAGCTTACTTATACTACAGACACCAGACCTACAGAATCCATACTGCGCAATGCAACAGGTTCAGATCTTTTCATCTGTGAGGGAATGTACGGCGAGGATGATAAGGCAGATAAAGCAAGAGGTTATAAGCATATGACATTCCGGGAGGCAGCAGTTCTTGCCCGCGATGCCGGAGT carries:
- a CDS encoding YigZ family protein, coding for MLEKYKTVYEGGEGEMVEKKSRFIATVRPVSTEEEALAFIEEMKKKYWDARHNCYVYSVGKNREYTRCSDDGEPSGTAGRPMLDVILGEDIYNVAAVVTRYFGGVLLGTGGLVRAYSGSLQEGLKDSTVIEKIHGISMEIITDYTGIGKIQYIAGEKGLPILSSEYTDRVTLQLLIPADQVQAVEKAVTEGTSGRAKMKKEKDLYYAVIDGEVKVFDD
- a CDS encoding peptidylprolyl isomerase — protein: MANPVVTITMENGDVMKAELYPEIAPNTVNNFISLVKKGFYNGLIFHRVINGFMIQGGCPDGTGMGGPGYSIKGEFTQNRFKNDLKHTAGVLSMARAMHPNSAGSQFFIMHKDAPHLDGAYAAFGKITEGMDVVNRIAEEDTDYSDRPLDEQKIKSMTVDTFGVDYPEPEKC
- the tsaE gene encoding tRNA (adenosine(37)-N6)-threonylcarbamoyltransferase complex ATPase subunit type 1 TsaE, which produces MIIETNTPQETFAVGKKIGENARPGQIYTLTGDLGVGKTVFTQGVAAGLGIDEPINSPTFTIIQEYERGRLPLYHFDVYRIGDIEEMEEIGYDDYFFGQGICLIEWANLIEEILPDDLIRITIEKDLEKGFDYRRITVEGLDI
- the tsaB gene encoding tRNA (adenosine(37)-N6)-threonylcarbamoyltransferase complex dimerization subunit type 1 TsaB, translated to MKILALDSSGIVASVAVVEDDTLLAEYTVNYKKTHSQTLLPMLDEIVKMTELDLESVDAIAVAAGPGSFTGLRIGSATAKGLGLALKKPLVAVPTVDALAYNLYDAQGLVCPVMDARRKQVYTGIYKFENHQLVTVKEQWAAPMEELIEELNERGETVIFLGDGVPVFREMIQEKLKVPYSFAPAHLNKQRAAAVAALGMIHYKEGRTETAEEHTPEYLRLSQAERERAEREKAQKTEK
- the rimI gene encoding ribosomal protein S18-alanine N-acetyltransferase, with translation MILREMLVDDLDQVMEIETDLFHVPWTKEGFFTFLTREDAMFLVVEEKGKILGYCGLLMVLDEGDITNVAVRRDRQREGIGNFLMESLIRLADQQGVTTIHLEVRVGNATAIRLYERMGFTRDGIRKGYYSDPVEDALLMTRHPQNNR
- a CDS encoding YfhO family protein, which codes for MNTRKLKFSRSFRSDLFFPLFLTVCILGLIFLSVPSGSMFGSEVDWLCQHVAIADYMRKQFLSSGSLVPDYMHLGGGGSFFNISYYGFLRPDVLLSCFLPHISTAVILQIYAIAEILAGTWLLYFWLRRKHIRAFCCFAASFLYGCSGCMFQAHRQIMFVNFLPFLLLTFFAADNLCKSANRRKWLPHFGLTAGFFMILIHSFYFFPACFVSVSLYLYFQLKTHTRSEKYLLWKKYLFSVALSLLLSMVLLFPTALAVLETRKSVRAATFLEILAPNLTMDSILYSPYGCGLSLICLYCLFLSIRRRKTRPFSLILLCLLLFDICYWILNGTLYVRPKCLIPFLPLILWMTALTIEEILSKQIQHSLPLALVCLVPVLIQCLVKKPGYWPFMFLDALFLLLFVLQELYLADKCKPLSALLCSMVLFITPGLLYLSTSQTEQFPSLKDSGSFTATEINTLCPDSDSRMDILSRPMTSTNYVYTGTQKKSSVYSSVSNYRYSQLFYDILKMPVSIRNRVALNADANPFQEYLMGVRYIQTNTGKIPTGYRILAEKNEQVLAENDQVLPLAYGSTALISEESFDQLSYPENLDTIVSRTIVSNPEKETAYTSQMKSCTLPSDLFRQNAPSTEKTDKKKLPFTVKDQVLLLFFHVEHQGAQDVSITINGIRNCLSGADAPYPNGNAEFTYLLSSPEAFDTLRIKYSAGDYKLSNIRAYLLPVSAIHNPGVVPFHSSDLGDSAGNVLLKGSLNMDQDGYFVTSFVWADGYTAFVDGEKVTPECVNKSFLGFPIKKGAHEITVKFHAPGKTAGCVISLLALIYLLFCGCLVIRRASSTGSL
- a CDS encoding ribonuclease Z — encoded protein: MLDVCLVGTGGMMPLPRRWLTALMTRYNGSSLLIDCGEGTQVAIKEKGWSFKPIDVICFTHYHGDHISGLPGLLLTMGNADRTEPLTLVGPRGLERVVNALRVIAPELPFEIKFIEITQPEQVIELNGYRITAFKVNHNVLCYGYTLEILRQGKFSAERAKEQEIPLKYWNPLQKGQTIEADGITYTPNMVLGPARKGIKLTYTTDTRPTESILRNATGSDLFICEGMYGEDDKADKARGYKHMTFREAAVLARDAGVEEMWLTHYSPSLVRPDEFMDKVREIFPNAYPGKDGKSIELNFEEE